Proteins from a genomic interval of Amphiura filiformis chromosome 9, Afil_fr2py, whole genome shotgun sequence:
- the LOC140160058 gene encoding kielin/chordin-like protein, translating to MGLHHMHYSSEICLERDGVVTINQNRVFLPQNLPEGVHIYVGRGGKVIVRTDFGLEVSWNGVYNVDVCLPAEYQGKTCGLCGNYNNNPNDDNSNPEGQLLSNDNEFGNSWMTNPGECIEEPSTPYRPCDDEDKLNQAIALCGIITGPNRPCPPGWQGFGSKCYLFLANQPQTWDRAYETCQEENGNLLEIESMEENNYVTEVLQDLPGNGIAWLGCRDQDEEGTWTCHVDNPGHSWLAPVGADTSMGYFSCGEFD from the exons ATGGGGTTACATCATATGCATTATAGCTCT GAAATTTGCTTGGAGAGGGATGGTGTAGTTACAATTAACCAGAATCGCGTCTTCTTGCCTCAAAATCTACCAGAAGGAGTTCACATTTATGTTGGCAGAGGTGGCAAAGTG ATTGTACGTACAGATTTTGGTTTGGAGGTGTCCTGGAATGGTGTCTATAATGTAGATGTATGTCTACCAGCTGAGTATCAGGGCAAGACATGTGGTCTATGTGGCAATTATAACAATAATCCAAATGATGACAACTCTAATCCTGAAGGACAATTG CTAAGCAATGACAATGAGTTTGGTAATAGTTGGATGACTAACCCAGGAGAGTGTATTGAGGAGCCATCTACTCCATACAGACCTTGCGATGATGAGGATAAGTTAAACCAAGCTATAGCTCTATGTGGCATCATCACTGGCCCAAATA GGCCATGTCCTCCAGGATGGCAAGGCTTTGGCAGCAAATGCTACCTTTTCCTAGCTAACCAACCACAAACTTGGGATCGTGCATATGAAACATGCCAAGAAGAAAATGGCAACCTCCTGGAGATAGAATCCATGGAAGAAAACAACTATGTGACAGAGGTTTTACAAGATTTGCCTGGTAACGGCATAGCATGGTTAGGTTGTCGTGATCAGGATGAGGAGGGGACATGGACATGTCATGTAGATAATCCAGGACATTCATGGCTAGCACCTGTTGGAGCAGATACgtcaatgggctatttca gctgtggggagtttgattga
- the LOC140160059 gene encoding zonadhesin-like: MACLPNSKCTIGRAEVLNVPELDLEVIWNGEYDVDILLPQEEFQGAVCGLCGNFNGIRNDDFTKPDGELANSIAEFGNSWQYINPNDECDFMADPGDDDYDPCEANSDNVYDAEELCTIIGDEDGPFRACHQHIDPSHYYEACVYDLCETLPDRRPLCDDIAKYADDCLAVGVNIERWRTISFCPLNCPNGARYSQCISACPATCLNPAPVPCHRPCVEGCECIAPRLLSGEQCVHPDDCGCYYENQYHESGTRFVAEDCTSVCECDGGDVECVDLQCHDDAQCGRIPNTNDYGCYCPQGWIGDGLQCIDDPCLPLPCFNEGTCFPHNDGTYTCQCLAGWSGDNCQQRVCHISAWGDPHYTQCDGAKFDFMGECQYILVREKVTGDQQPIFTIIVENEKYFRNPRAAVTKKLGIFVYDLEMYLLRDKRMKINGRMENPGYSPIPEVQTYLDLNELVVEVDLGGDGIITVRWDGVYNFDVAIPSTLENRIEGLGGNFDGSQEHDFYLPDGTLVADAATFGNSWIFNLDECSSLEPPGGYQPCDELEQDDADDARSYCGILTDARGPFRQCHPHINPDTYFESCVFDLCATWPNRDALCADIIKYDEDCRASGHHVYSWRNGDICSLDCPEGSTYSPCVSLCQPTCGIDGEGDCIQQGCREGCRCQDGWRRDPANGRCVPEDECGCLVEGRYYPAGAIFVRVGCTQQCTCMGGSELHCNDIQCDANGYCGTNDGGIYGCQCDDGYIGNGITCDGLLINLEPSWNT, translated from the exons ATGGCTTGTCTACCAAATTCAAAGTGTACCATAGGGAGAGCAGAA GTATTGAATGTTCCTGAGCTGGATTTGGAGGTGATCTGGAATGGTGAATATGATGTGGATATCCTGCTGCCACAGGAGGAATTCCAGGGTGCTGTGTGTGGTCTATGTGGCAACTTTAATGGTATAAGAAATGATGACTTCACCAAACCTGATGGAGAACTG GCTAATAGTATTGCAGAATTTGGTAACAGTTGGCAATACATAAATCCCAATGATGAGTGTGATTTCATGGCAGACCCTGGAGACGATGATTATGACCCATGTGAAGCCAACTCAGATAATGTATATGATGCAGAGGAACTCTGTACCATAATTGGAGATGAAGATG GTCCATTCAGGGCTTGTCATCAACATATTGATCCTTCTCACTACTATGAAGCCTGTGTTTATGATCTCTGTGAGACATTACCAGACAGGCGCCCTCTATGTGATGACATAGCCAAGTATGCTGATGACTGTCTAGCAGTTGGTGTCAACATTGAACGCTGGAGAACCATTTCATTCTGCC CTCTTAATTGTCCAAACGGTGCTCGTTATAGCCAGTGCATCTCAGCATGTCCAGCCACATGTCTCAATCCAGCCCCTGTACCATGTCACAGACCTTGTGTTGAAGGATGTGAATGCATAGCACCTAGGCTACTGAGTGGAGAGCAGTGTGTACATCCAGATGATTGTGGATGTTACTATGAAAACCAATATCATGAG TCTGGAACTCGATTTGTAGCAGAAGACTGTACAAGTGTATGTGAATGTGATGGTGGAGACGTAGAATGTGTAGATCTTCAGTGCCATGATGATGCACAATGTGGACGTATACCAAACACTAATGACTATGGCTGTTACTGCCCACAAGGCTGGATTGGTGATGGACTACAATGTATAG ATGATCCATGTTTACCGTTACCATGTTTTAATGAAGGCACCTGCTTCCCTCATAATGATGGCACTTACACCTGTCAATGTCTGGCTGGATGGTCTGGAGATAATTGTCAACAAA gaGTTTGCCATATAAGTGCCTGGGGTGATCCACATTACACACAATGTGATGGTGCCAAGTTTGATTTTATGGGAGAGTGTCAGTATATCTTAGTGAGAGAAAAAGTCACTGGGGATCAGCAACCAATATTTACTATTATTGTGGAGAATGAGAAGTATTTTCGTAATCCAAGGGCAGCAGTGACAAAAAAACTGGGCATATTTGTGTATGACTTG GAAATGTATCTTCTTCGGGATAAACGCATGAAAATAAATGGCCGCATGGAGAACCCTGGTTATTCCCCTATTCCAGAAGTGCAAACCTACCTTGATCTGAATGAGTTG GTTGTTGAGGTAGACCTTGGTGGAGATGGTATTATAACAGTGAGGTGGGATGGTGTATATAACTTTGATGTAGCAATACCATCAACCTTGGAAAACAGAATAGAAGGTCTAGGAGGAAACTTTGATGGAAGCCAAGAACATGACTTTTATCTTCCGGATGGGACTCTG GTGGCTGATGCAGCAACTTTTGGTAATAGTTGGATCTTTAACCTGGATGAGTGTAGCTCTCTGGAACCACCTGGTGGATATCAACCATGTGATGAACTGGAACAAGATGATGCAGATGATGCCAGGAGTTACTGTGGTATTCTTACTGATGCAAGAG GTCCCTTCAGACAGTGCCATCCTCATATCAATCCTGACACATACTTTGAATCCTGTGTTTTTGACTTGTGTGCAACATGGCCTAATAGAGACGCCCTCTGTGCTGACATCATCAAATATGATGAGGATTGCAGGGCTAGTGGACATCATGTGTATTCATGGAGGAATGGTGATATTTGTT CTCTGGACTGTCCAGAAGGTTCAACATACTCGCCTTGTGTTTCCCTGTGCCAACCAACATGTGGCATTGATGGAGAGGGTGATTGCATACAGCAAGGATGTCGTGAAGGATGTCGATGCCAAGATGGCTGGAGAAGAGATCCTGCTAATGGAAGATGTGTACCTGAAGATGAGTGTGGATGCCTTGTGGAGGGACGCTATTATCCT GCCGGTGCCATATTTGTCCGAGTTGGTTGTACACAGCAATGTACCTGCATGGGTGGTAGTGAGCTACACTGTAATGACATTCAGTGTGATGCTAATGGTTATTGTGGAACCAATGATGGAGGCATATATGGATGTCAATGTGATGATGGATATATAGGCAATGGAATCACTTGTGATG GTCTTTTGATTAATTTGGAGCCTTCATGGAATACTTAG